A stretch of Desulfobacter hydrogenophilus DNA encodes these proteins:
- a CDS encoding PQQ-binding-like beta-propeller repeat protein yields MTDTMILRVEYDNSLSAISIDGKILWSVRLRDAENKRPQHCSLPVALEDGACLVALSDSICVYDANGHRVFQEQIFLPDDSGCAPNITKAGQILYSSINGEIWCVDSMGVREVGCFGYDVLPPAIYPDNSLAIAGYYGDGFCRVSLDGQMVWKTEFKEADMLPTINQDNIAAVGSKNDKKSAFFSPNGTLLGTYARASVFAEYSPDSWIARSDKWVAKLTVDGSECWTHSLRDDTNLGHCQPIVDSEGRIYLLDDGKLLCLTGEGEIVFSTDVHGSSWGGLSCVSPGKMAYVGAGMLQIIE; encoded by the coding sequence ATGACGGATACAATGATTTTACGGGTTGAGTATGATAATAGCTTATCTGCGATCTCCATTGATGGAAAAATTTTATGGTCCGTTAGATTGCGCGACGCAGAGAATAAGCGGCCTCAGCATTGCTCGTTACCCGTGGCGCTTGAAGATGGTGCGTGTTTGGTTGCGCTTTCCGATAGTATTTGTGTATATGACGCCAACGGGCATCGTGTATTCCAAGAACAGATTTTTCTTCCTGATGACTCTGGTTGCGCGCCAAACATTACAAAAGCAGGACAAATTCTTTATTCAAGTATAAACGGAGAGATCTGGTGTGTTGACTCGATGGGAGTAAGAGAGGTTGGGTGTTTTGGTTATGATGTTCTTCCACCCGCAATCTATCCCGATAACTCGTTAGCTATAGCGGGTTATTATGGAGATGGATTTTGCCGCGTCAGTCTTGACGGCCAAATGGTCTGGAAAACGGAATTCAAAGAGGCGGATATGTTGCCAACGATTAATCAGGACAATATTGCTGCGGTTGGATCTAAGAATGATAAGAAGTCGGCTTTTTTTTCTCCTAATGGAACGCTTCTTGGTACGTACGCCAGAGCCTCTGTTTTTGCAGAATATTCTCCAGACTCATGGATTGCGCGTTCAGATAAATGGGTAGCGAAGTTAACTGTCGATGGGAGTGAGTGTTGGACGCATTCGCTGCGAGATGACACGAATTTGGGGCATTGTCAGCCGATTGTTGATAGTGAGGGAAGAATTTATTTGCTTGATGACGGTAAACTTCTGTGTCTTACCGGAGAGGGCGAGATCGTTTTTTCCACGGATGTCCATGGTAGCTCGTGGGGAGGACTTAGTTGTGTTTCCCCAGGAAAAATGGCCTATGTTGGAGCGGGAATGTTACAAATCATAGAGTAA
- the recC gene encoding exodeoxyribonuclease V subunit gamma: MKNNSGQSLSSGLSIIHSNHLEYLKQVAVEWIKNHPLQVLETEQFIVQSNGMAQWLKLALAANEGCGISAGIEMKLPGRYVWAAYRAVLGSDTIPEESPYDKDRLIWRIFRLLPMLSDESIFDPLNRFLEQDKDLRKRSQLAGHLADLYDQYQVYRADWLEDWAKGRNHLARVAGTPVPLNENQKWQAELWRRIKADVPDECRTIGRADLHHKFLEKARTLDGQRPGELPPRVIVFGISSLPRQVLETLYAVSSMCQVLLFVHNPCRHFWADIIEDRELLRIEHARHKTKAGMPIPLAPEQLHQHANPLLAAWGKQGRDYIGLLYGYDEPKNYETDFSQIDLFEDFTVPGAYNPILKQVQQAILDLSPLPSDEEKKQMVAPKDESICFHIAHSRQREVEVLQDQLLYCYETIEDLKPRDVIVMTPDIEAYAPHIEAVFGNLSSTDSRFIPFTIADKPNRESVPLLKALETLLHLPDSRMGVSEVMDLLDVGAFRKRFCIEATDLPKLRQWTEGAGISWGLNGEQRTLFDLPGGLEQNTWAFGLDRMLLGYAVGNGGEWNGIEPYDEVGGLDAALVGPLYDVIGQLESVWQDLNQTGNPAAWCQNIRNLARDCFLVQESQDQLTLSRLDQILDQWLDACTQAQLDEELPLAVVREFILAKMKESSISQRFLAGMVNFGTLMPMRAIPFKVVCLLGMNDGEFPRSHPPLDFDLMAGKGLYRPGDRSRREDDRYLFLEALLSARERLYISYVGRDDRDNSERMPSVLVGQFRDYIKAGWRLDNAGDENPSRALLDILTCLHPLQPFSRDYFLNNNSGLFTYSHEWRISLDSEEAKRPDKDRNQLLDAPDFEGILNLGSLIRFFKNPVKYFLNQRLSIRFDDLSLTNQDQEPFALDFLAPFGLGKQLLEAGLHAVDSDVCSAVTTEALRLTRTGNLPMAGFGNLAADELSGPVMNMLEGHQTLLDQWPCPCDPLEISLRIESDKMPAAFLDDWLDKIYEINDSQKTGNLNSLARFARWDFYPKPIMGSKGKVNRIHSLAGLWVKHVAGCAQGVHLTSHLVAPDGIAVLSPITQSQACTCLETMFFYVFMGLSRPLPVTAKTGLAYAHALMTKNDEDKAKAEATKTYEGDGYNSDGELGYDAYLRRAYHGFDYLWQAYDNHFVSLCQTLYEPLVSALEKEV; the protein is encoded by the coding sequence ATGAAAAACAATTCCGGACAGAGTCTTTCCTCCGGCCTTTCGATTATACATTCCAACCATTTGGAATATTTAAAACAGGTGGCTGTAGAATGGATTAAGAACCATCCTTTACAGGTACTGGAGACTGAGCAATTTATTGTCCAGAGCAACGGTATGGCCCAGTGGCTGAAGCTGGCCCTGGCGGCCAACGAAGGGTGCGGTATCAGTGCAGGAATTGAGATGAAGCTGCCGGGTCGGTATGTGTGGGCGGCATACAGGGCGGTATTGGGCAGCGACACCATTCCCGAAGAATCTCCCTATGACAAAGATCGACTGATCTGGCGGATTTTCCGACTCTTGCCCATGCTTTCCGATGAATCCATTTTTGATCCTTTGAATCGCTTCCTTGAACAGGATAAGGATCTGCGCAAACGGAGCCAACTTGCCGGCCATCTAGCGGATCTTTATGACCAGTACCAGGTGTATCGGGCCGACTGGCTTGAAGATTGGGCCAAAGGACGTAACCATCTGGCCAGAGTGGCGGGAACGCCGGTTCCCCTGAATGAAAATCAGAAATGGCAAGCTGAACTCTGGCGCAGGATTAAGGCTGATGTCCCGGACGAATGTAGAACCATAGGCCGGGCCGATCTCCACCACAAATTTCTGGAAAAGGCTCGAACATTAGACGGACAGCGGCCCGGAGAATTGCCTCCCCGGGTCATTGTGTTCGGAATTTCATCCCTGCCTCGCCAGGTGCTGGAAACTTTGTATGCGGTATCCTCCATGTGCCAGGTTTTGCTTTTTGTCCATAATCCCTGCCGTCATTTCTGGGCCGACATCATTGAAGACAGGGAGCTTTTGCGTATTGAGCACGCCAGGCACAAAACCAAGGCTGGCATGCCCATTCCCCTGGCACCCGAACAGCTGCACCAGCATGCCAATCCCCTGCTTGCAGCGTGGGGGAAACAGGGGAGAGATTACATCGGCCTACTTTATGGGTATGACGAGCCGAAAAATTATGAAACAGATTTTTCTCAAATTGACCTGTTTGAAGATTTTACAGTACCAGGTGCCTACAATCCAATTTTGAAGCAGGTCCAGCAAGCTATTCTGGACCTTTCCCCGCTGCCCAGCGATGAGGAGAAAAAACAAATGGTTGCACCCAAAGATGAGTCCATTTGTTTTCACATAGCCCACAGCCGGCAGCGTGAAGTGGAAGTCCTCCAGGACCAGCTCCTCTATTGTTATGAAACCATAGAGGACTTAAAGCCTCGGGATGTTATTGTAATGACCCCTGATATTGAGGCCTATGCCCCTCATATAGAAGCGGTATTTGGAAACCTGTCTTCCACAGATTCCAGGTTTATTCCATTTACTATTGCCGATAAGCCCAACCGGGAGAGCGTACCTCTGCTCAAAGCACTGGAAACTCTTTTGCACCTGCCGGATTCTCGCATGGGGGTCAGTGAGGTCATGGACCTTCTTGACGTTGGGGCCTTCAGAAAACGCTTCTGCATTGAAGCAACTGATTTACCCAAATTACGGCAATGGACTGAAGGCGCCGGTATTTCCTGGGGACTGAATGGAGAACAACGAACCCTGTTCGATCTGCCCGGCGGACTGGAACAGAACACCTGGGCCTTTGGCCTTGACCGTATGCTTTTAGGCTATGCCGTGGGCAACGGCGGGGAATGGAATGGTATTGAACCCTATGACGAAGTGGGTGGGCTTGATGCGGCCTTGGTCGGGCCCTTATACGACGTAATTGGGCAACTGGAAAGCGTGTGGCAGGATCTGAACCAAACGGGAAATCCAGCGGCTTGGTGCCAGAATATCCGTAATCTGGCTCGGGACTGTTTTCTGGTCCAGGAAAGTCAGGATCAATTAACTCTCAGTCGTTTGGATCAAATTCTGGACCAGTGGCTTGATGCCTGTACCCAGGCACAGCTTGATGAAGAATTACCCCTGGCCGTAGTACGGGAATTTATACTGGCCAAAATGAAGGAGTCCAGCATCTCCCAGCGGTTTCTGGCTGGTATGGTTAATTTTGGCACATTGATGCCCATGCGGGCCATTCCCTTTAAGGTGGTCTGCCTTCTGGGTATGAATGACGGAGAATTCCCCAGAAGCCATCCCCCCCTTGATTTTGATCTAATGGCAGGCAAAGGGCTTTACCGGCCTGGAGACCGGTCCCGACGGGAGGATGACCGGTATCTTTTTCTTGAAGCCCTGCTTTCGGCCCGGGAGCGACTGTACATCTCCTATGTGGGGAGGGATGACCGGGACAACAGTGAACGCATGCCTTCGGTCCTGGTGGGACAGTTCCGGGATTATATTAAGGCCGGGTGGCGTCTGGATAATGCTGGAGACGAAAACCCAAGCAGGGCGCTGCTGGATATCCTGACCTGCCTCCATCCCCTGCAACCTTTTAGTCGGGACTATTTTCTTAATAACAACTCCGGTCTGTTTACCTACTCTCACGAGTGGAGAATCTCACTTGATTCTGAGGAGGCAAAGCGCCCAGATAAAGATAGAAATCAACTCTTGGATGCGCCTGATTTTGAAGGGATTTTAAACTTGGGCTCCCTAATTCGGTTTTTTAAAAATCCGGTCAAGTATTTTTTGAACCAGCGTCTGTCCATCCGGTTTGATGATCTGTCCCTGACCAATCAGGATCAGGAGCCTTTTGCCCTGGATTTTCTGGCGCCTTTTGGACTGGGAAAGCAACTGTTGGAAGCAGGACTTCATGCAGTGGATTCAGACGTCTGTTCTGCCGTAACAACCGAGGCCCTTCGCCTGACCCGCACAGGGAATTTGCCCATGGCCGGATTCGGTAATCTTGCTGCAGACGAACTTTCAGGACCGGTGATGAATATGTTGGAAGGCCATCAGACTCTGTTGGATCAATGGCCCTGTCCCTGCGATCCCCTAGAAATTTCCCTGAGAATTGAATCTGATAAAATGCCGGCTGCTTTTCTGGATGATTGGCTGGATAAGATATATGAAATCAATGATTCCCAAAAAACAGGAAACTTGAATAGCTTGGCCCGGTTCGCACGCTGGGATTTTTATCCAAAACCCATTATGGGGAGCAAAGGAAAGGTAAATCGAATTCACAGCCTGGCAGGGCTATGGGTGAAACATGTGGCCGGATGCGCCCAAGGTGTTCACCTTACCAGTCATCTTGTAGCTCCGGATGGGATTGCAGTTCTCTCTCCCATTACACAGTCCCAGGCCTGTACGTGTCTTGAGACCATGTTTTTTTATGTGTTTATGGGACTGAGCCGGCCTTTGCCGGTGACGGCTAAAACCGGATTGGCCTATGCCCATGCCCTGATGACTAAAAATGATGAGGACAAAGCAAAGGCTGAGGCTACAAAGACATATGAGGGGGACGGTTATAACTCAGATGGAGAACTGGGATATGATGCCTATCTCAGGCGAGCCTATCACGGATTCGACTATTTGTGGCAGGCTTATGACAATCATTTTGTTTCCCTTTGTCAAACTTTATACGAACCACTTGTCTCAGCCCTGGAAAAGGAGGTGTAA